A single window of Archangium gephyra DNA harbors:
- a CDS encoding hybrid sensor histidine kinase/response regulator, whose translation MSPPIIPSSPALMLVTNEAGHILSRCGREERLSGMVPEGRTLAEFLGEEPSRQLLARQSGPQRLLWRAPTPEGGEPTVWHLWSQPLVGGGALVCVSMPEAQSSEVPVARERRITRELLRPSGDLLGEQRAFMLAVLDADPSLVYVKDRQGRFVFANKALASAYGTTPDELVFHRPDEVHSKEEELQVFDEIDQRVFATLAELRQLERFTRKDGTVGWYDTLKRPLVAPSGELFVLGITVDITERVRMEQLLHDTNQRLELAVKAGNLGLWDWHVETGRVYLSPVWKAQLGYEAHELPDTFDTWNDSLHPEDRGRVLQVVQDYVKDASLGDRFLNEFRMRTKDGAWRWIAGYGVVVRDAQGQGIRVTGCHLDITERRQREQEAELRRANARLEQLARMKDEFLANMSHELRTPLNAVLGQAEAMAEGIFGQVTEQQRSALQTIDESGRHLLSLINDVLDIAKSNAGRLELELEQVPVEEVCQESLRLVREQARRKKISVAYSSDGEVQYLHADRRRLRQIFLNLLSNAMKFTPEGGRIGLEVTSREAGEAVAFSIWDTGPGVAREDVQRIFEPFVQLDAGLTRQNEGSGLGLALVRRFVDLHHGMLEVDSEVGRGSRFTVVLPVGEPGADEVPAARGDSPGDEPASAGVSADSLSRRTVVLADDSEANTRHLHSYLVAHGYAVRIARDGLEAVRLCREVQPTLVLMDIQMPRLDGLEAIRHLRADHVTARIPIIALTALAMPGDRERCLEAGANEYLSKPVRLRQVLEVMRRFEARA comes from the coding sequence GTGAGCCCTCCCATCATTCCTTCCTCGCCAGCCCTGATGCTCGTGACCAATGAGGCCGGACACATCCTGTCCCGTTGCGGTAGGGAAGAGCGGCTGTCCGGCATGGTCCCGGAGGGGCGCACGCTGGCGGAGTTCCTCGGAGAAGAGCCGTCACGCCAGTTGCTGGCCAGACAATCCGGGCCCCAGCGTCTTCTCTGGCGAGCGCCCACGCCCGAGGGCGGCGAGCCCACGGTGTGGCATCTGTGGAGCCAGCCGCTCGTGGGCGGTGGCGCGCTCGTCTGCGTGAGCATGCCGGAGGCGCAGTCCAGCGAGGTGCCGGTCGCCCGGGAGCGCCGCATCACCCGCGAGCTGCTCCGCCCGAGCGGGGATCTCCTCGGCGAGCAGCGCGCCTTCATGCTGGCCGTCCTCGACGCGGACCCCAGCCTCGTCTACGTGAAGGATCGCCAGGGACGCTTCGTCTTCGCCAACAAGGCGCTGGCGAGCGCGTACGGAACCACGCCGGACGAGCTCGTGTTCCACCGCCCCGACGAGGTGCACTCCAAAGAGGAGGAGCTCCAGGTCTTCGACGAGATCGACCAGCGCGTCTTCGCCACCCTGGCCGAGCTCCGGCAGCTGGAGCGCTTCACCCGGAAGGACGGCACCGTCGGCTGGTACGACACGCTCAAGCGGCCCCTTGTGGCTCCCAGCGGGGAACTGTTCGTGCTCGGCATCACCGTGGACATCACCGAGCGGGTGCGCATGGAGCAGCTCCTGCACGACACCAACCAGCGCCTGGAGCTGGCGGTGAAGGCGGGGAACCTCGGCCTGTGGGATTGGCACGTGGAGACGGGCCGCGTCTACCTCTCGCCCGTCTGGAAGGCACAGCTCGGCTACGAGGCGCACGAGCTGCCCGATACCTTCGACACCTGGAACGATAGCCTCCACCCGGAGGACCGGGGGCGTGTGCTCCAGGTGGTGCAGGACTACGTGAAGGATGCGTCGCTCGGTGACCGGTTCTTGAACGAGTTCCGCATGCGGACCAAGGACGGCGCCTGGCGGTGGATCGCCGGTTACGGCGTGGTGGTGCGGGACGCACAGGGCCAGGGCATCCGCGTCACCGGCTGCCACCTGGACATCACCGAGCGCAGGCAGCGCGAGCAGGAGGCGGAGCTGCGGCGGGCCAATGCCCGGCTGGAGCAGCTGGCGCGGATGAAGGACGAGTTCCTCGCCAACATGAGCCACGAGCTGCGCACCCCTCTCAACGCCGTGCTGGGCCAGGCCGAGGCCATGGCCGAGGGCATCTTCGGCCAGGTGACGGAGCAGCAGCGGAGCGCGCTCCAGACGATCGACGAGAGTGGCCGCCACCTGCTGTCCCTCATCAACGACGTGCTCGACATCGCCAAGAGCAACGCGGGACGCCTGGAGCTGGAGCTCGAGCAGGTGCCCGTGGAGGAGGTGTGCCAGGAGAGCCTGCGGCTGGTGCGCGAACAGGCCCGGCGCAAGAAGATCTCCGTGGCGTACTCCAGTGACGGCGAGGTGCAGTACCTGCACGCGGACCGGCGGCGCTTGAGGCAGATCTTCCTCAACCTGCTGAGCAACGCGATGAAGTTCACCCCCGAGGGAGGGCGCATCGGGCTGGAGGTGACGTCCCGGGAGGCGGGGGAAGCGGTGGCCTTCAGCATCTGGGACACGGGGCCCGGCGTCGCCCGGGAAGACGTGCAGCGGATCTTCGAGCCCTTCGTGCAGCTCGACGCGGGGCTGACGCGGCAGAACGAGGGCTCGGGCCTGGGGCTGGCGCTGGTGCGCCGCTTCGTGGACCTGCACCACGGGATGCTGGAGGTGGACAGTGAGGTGGGGCGCGGCAGCCGCTTCACGGTGGTCTTGCCCGTGGGCGAGCCCGGTGCGGACGAAGTGCCGGCGGCGCGCGGAGACAGCCCGGGGGACGAGCCCGCTTCCGCGGGGGTGTCTGCGGACTCCCTCTCCCGGCGCACGGTGGTGCTCGCCGACGACAGCGAGGCCAACACCCGGCATCTGCACAGCTACCTGGTGGCCCACGGTTACGCCGTGCGCATCGCCCGGGATGGCCTGGAGGCGGTGCGGCTGTGCCGCGAGGTGCAGCCCACCCTGGTGCTGATGGACATCCAGATGCCCCGGCTCGACGGCCTGGAGGCCATCCGTCACCTGCGGGCGGACCACGTCACCGCGCGCATTCCCATCATCGCCCTCACCGCCCTGGCCATGCCGGGAGACCGCGAGCGGTGCCTGGAGGCCGGGGCCAACGAGTACCTCAGCAAGCCGGTGCGGCTGCGGCAGGTGCTGGAGGTGATGCGGCGCTTCGAGGCCCGGGCCTGA
- a CDS encoding class II glutamine amidotransferase yields MCRLFGFRSSVPAAVHPSLVTEKNSLVQQSREHKDGWGIASYETGEQPLVAHGLGPAYCDPDFERVSSRVSSRTVVAHLRLASVGKVEKRNAHPFLHGRWCFVHNGTVRNFARHQAEVESLIRPDLLTRIQGATDSERCFYLFLTRLAKHQSLEGPACVEKVACALAETMGLVSAITDEPGELRSSMNFLVTNGDVMVATRRNRTLFLSDTAPETGKRPHRAHSGPPAPGTQLEQFVLASEQLSGEDHWHLIDEENIVGVDSGLVLHRWQVQDLCTRTP; encoded by the coding sequence ATGTGCCGTCTCTTTGGCTTTCGTTCCTCTGTCCCCGCGGCTGTCCATCCTTCCCTCGTGACGGAGAAGAACTCCCTCGTCCAGCAATCGAGGGAGCATAAGGATGGCTGGGGGATTGCCTCCTACGAAACAGGCGAGCAGCCGCTCGTCGCGCACGGGCTGGGACCGGCGTACTGCGACCCGGACTTCGAGCGGGTGAGCAGCCGGGTGTCCTCCCGGACGGTCGTCGCGCACCTGCGCCTGGCCTCGGTGGGCAAGGTGGAGAAGCGCAACGCCCACCCCTTCCTCCATGGCCGTTGGTGCTTCGTGCACAACGGCACGGTGCGCAACTTCGCGCGGCACCAGGCGGAGGTGGAGTCGCTCATCCGCCCGGATCTGCTCACGCGCATCCAGGGCGCCACGGACTCCGAGCGCTGCTTCTATCTCTTCCTCACGCGGCTGGCGAAGCACCAGTCGCTCGAGGGGCCCGCGTGCGTGGAGAAGGTGGCCTGCGCGCTGGCGGAGACGATGGGGCTGGTGTCGGCCATCACGGACGAGCCGGGAGAGCTGCGCTCGTCGATGAACTTCCTGGTGACGAACGGGGACGTGATGGTGGCCACGCGGCGCAACCGCACGCTCTTCCTGTCGGACACGGCGCCCGAGACGGGCAAGCGCCCGCACCGCGCGCACTCGGGTCCGCCCGCGCCGGGCACGCAGTTGGAGCAGTTCGTGCTCGCCAGCGAGCAGCTCTCCGGCGAGGACCACTGGCACCTCATCGACGAGGAGAACATCGTCGGCGTGGACAGTGGCCTCGTGCTGCACCGCTGGCAGGTGCAGGATCTCTGCACGCGGACGCCCTGA
- the hutI gene encoding imidazolonepropionase, translating into METLELLIRNTSEVLTVEGSHQEPAERALTPQPNACVGVRRGKVWYVGPEGSLPKGAVGPSTRVLDAHGQFVGPGFVDPHTHAVFAGERAAEFDLRCQGATYLQIAQAGGGIANTVRATRFASEEDLIRLALPRLQLMLEYGITTAEVKSGYGLSLQDELKMLKAVQRLSTLQPLELIPTLMCAHAVPEEYREWREAYMDLCIKEIIPAVAEQGLARFCDVFVEQGAFSHAEARRISGAAQKLGLKPRLHVDQLTSSGGAELAAELGAATADHLENVSDAGIRALAQAGVTAVLVPISTLFLRVRPYAPGRKLRDAGVNVALGTNLNPGSAMSENLPLSLGLACLENGLTAAEAYWAATRGAALALGLNTYGRITVGDPANLVVFSCSNYRHLPYHLGINHARIVIKDGHVVIESERALCS; encoded by the coding sequence ATGGAAACCCTGGAGCTGCTGATCCGCAACACCTCCGAGGTGCTCACCGTGGAGGGCTCCCACCAGGAGCCCGCCGAGCGCGCCCTCACGCCCCAGCCCAACGCCTGTGTCGGCGTGCGCCGGGGCAAGGTCTGGTACGTGGGCCCCGAGGGCAGTCTGCCCAAGGGTGCCGTGGGCCCCTCCACCCGCGTGCTGGACGCCCACGGCCAGTTCGTGGGCCCCGGCTTCGTGGATCCCCACACCCACGCCGTCTTCGCCGGTGAGCGCGCCGCGGAGTTCGACCTGCGCTGCCAGGGCGCCACCTACCTGCAGATCGCCCAGGCCGGCGGCGGCATCGCCAACACCGTGCGCGCCACCCGCTTCGCCAGCGAGGAGGATCTCATCCGGCTCGCCCTGCCCCGCCTCCAGCTCATGCTGGAGTACGGCATCACCACCGCCGAGGTGAAGAGCGGCTACGGCCTGTCGCTCCAGGACGAGCTGAAGATGCTCAAGGCCGTGCAGCGGCTCTCCACGCTCCAGCCCCTGGAGCTGATTCCCACCCTCATGTGCGCCCACGCCGTGCCCGAGGAGTACCGGGAGTGGCGCGAGGCCTACATGGATCTCTGCATCAAGGAGATCATCCCCGCCGTGGCCGAGCAGGGCCTGGCGCGCTTCTGCGACGTCTTCGTCGAGCAGGGCGCCTTCTCCCACGCGGAGGCCCGGCGGATTTCCGGGGCCGCCCAGAAGCTGGGGCTCAAGCCCCGGCTGCACGTGGACCAGCTCACCTCGAGCGGAGGCGCCGAGCTGGCGGCCGAGCTGGGCGCGGCCACCGCGGACCACCTGGAGAACGTGAGCGACGCGGGCATCCGCGCCCTGGCCCAGGCCGGCGTCACCGCCGTCCTCGTCCCCATCTCCACCCTCTTCCTGCGCGTGCGGCCCTACGCCCCCGGGCGCAAGCTGCGCGACGCCGGTGTCAACGTGGCGCTCGGCACCAACCTCAACCCCGGCTCCGCCATGAGCGAGAACCTCCCCCTCTCCCTGGGGCTCGCCTGCCTGGAGAACGGGCTGACCGCCGCCGAGGCCTACTGGGCCGCCACCCGAGGCGCGGCCCTGGCACTTGGTTTGAACACATACGGCCGGATCACCGTGGGCGACCCGGCGAACCTTGTCGTTTTTTCGTGCTCAAACTATCGCCACCTTCCCTATCACCTGGGAATCAATCACGCGCGGATCGTGATTAAAGACGGCCATGTGGTGATAGAGAGCGAGCGGGCCCTCTGTTCGTGA
- the hutU gene encoding urocanate hydratase: MSRTIRAPRGTALSCKGWVQEAALRMLMNNLDPDVAERPEDLVVYGGIGKAARDWASFDRIVDGLRRLTDEETLLVQSGKPVGILRTHPDAPRVLIANSNLVGRWANWDHFFELEKKGLMMYGQMTAGSWIYIGTQGILQGTYETFAQAGRIHFGSDDLSGRLVLSGGLGGMGGAQPLAATMNNAVFLGVEIDPTRAQRRVETRYLDVIAKDLDEAISLAKEAQQKRVGRSIGIIGNAAQVFRELYRRGVKPDLVTDQTSAHDPLNGYIPADMTLESAAELRKRDPKAYVEKARQSMSMQVEAMLDFAKAGSHVFDYGNNIRAQAQLAGLENAFDFPGFVPAYIRPMFCEGLGPFRWVALSGDPEDIRRTDEAVLELFPQKESLRRWLTLARERIAFQGLPARICWLGYGERAKAGLRFNEMVRKGEVKAPIVIGRDHLDCGSVASPNRETESMKDGTDAVADWPILNALVNAVNGASWVSFHHGGGVGMGYSLHAGQVIVADGTPEAARRIERVLTSDPAMGVLRHADAGYPEAVDVARERGVRIPGITE, from the coding sequence ATGTCCCGTACCATTCGTGCCCCCCGCGGAACCGCCCTGTCCTGCAAGGGCTGGGTCCAGGAAGCCGCCCTCCGCATGCTGATGAACAACCTGGATCCCGACGTGGCCGAGCGCCCCGAGGACCTGGTCGTCTACGGCGGCATCGGCAAGGCGGCCCGTGACTGGGCTTCGTTCGACCGCATCGTCGACGGCCTGCGCCGCCTCACCGACGAGGAGACCCTCCTCGTCCAGTCCGGCAAGCCCGTGGGCATCCTGCGCACCCACCCGGACGCCCCCCGCGTCCTCATCGCCAACTCCAACCTCGTGGGCCGCTGGGCCAACTGGGACCACTTCTTCGAGCTCGAGAAGAAGGGTCTCATGATGTACGGCCAGATGACCGCCGGCTCGTGGATCTACATCGGCACCCAGGGCATCCTCCAGGGTACCTACGAGACCTTCGCCCAGGCCGGCCGCATCCACTTCGGCTCCGATGACCTGTCCGGCCGGCTCGTCCTCTCCGGCGGTCTCGGCGGCATGGGCGGCGCCCAGCCCCTGGCCGCCACCATGAACAACGCCGTCTTCCTCGGCGTGGAGATCGATCCCACCCGCGCCCAGCGCCGCGTGGAGACCCGCTACCTGGACGTCATCGCCAAGGACCTCGACGAGGCCATCTCCCTGGCGAAGGAGGCCCAGCAGAAGCGCGTGGGCCGCTCCATCGGCATCATCGGCAACGCGGCCCAGGTGTTCCGCGAGCTGTACCGCCGCGGCGTCAAGCCGGACCTCGTCACGGATCAGACGAGCGCGCATGATCCGCTCAACGGCTACATCCCCGCGGACATGACCCTGGAGTCCGCCGCCGAGCTGCGCAAGCGCGACCCCAAGGCCTACGTGGAGAAGGCCCGCCAGTCCATGTCCATGCAGGTGGAGGCCATGCTGGACTTCGCCAAGGCCGGCAGCCACGTCTTCGACTACGGCAACAACATCCGCGCCCAGGCGCAGCTGGCCGGCCTGGAGAACGCCTTCGACTTCCCCGGCTTCGTCCCGGCCTACATCCGCCCCATGTTCTGCGAGGGCCTCGGACCCTTCCGCTGGGTGGCGCTCTCGGGAGACCCCGAGGACATCCGCCGCACGGACGAGGCCGTGCTGGAGCTCTTCCCCCAGAAGGAGTCGCTGCGCCGCTGGCTCACCCTGGCGCGTGAGCGCATCGCCTTCCAGGGCCTGCCCGCGCGCATCTGCTGGCTGGGCTACGGCGAGCGGGCCAAGGCCGGCCTGCGCTTCAACGAGATGGTCCGCAAGGGCGAGGTGAAGGCCCCCATCGTCATCGGGCGCGATCACCTCGATTGCGGCTCGGTGGCCTCGCCCAACCGCGAGACGGAGTCCATGAAGGACGGCACGGACGCCGTGGCCGACTGGCCCATCCTCAACGCCCTGGTGAACGCGGTGAATGGCGCTTCCTGGGTGTCCTTCCACCATGGCGGCGGCGTGGGCATGGGCTACTCGCTGCACGCCGGCCAGGTCATCGTCGCCGATGGCACCCCCGAGGCCGCCCGCCGCATCGAGCGCGTGCTCACCTCGGATCCCGCCATGGGCGTGCTGCGCCACGCCGACGCCGGCTACCCCGAGGCCGTCGACGTCGCCCGCGAGCGCGGAGTCCGCATCCCTGGCATCACCGAGTGA
- the argG gene encoding argininosuccinate synthase → MSRIYRSLPPAGTRIGLAFSGGLDTRAAVAWMSRKGLEVYAYTADLAQPDEKNPADIPPVAMTHGAKQARLVDCREAMVREGLVAIQCGAFHLSVGGKKYFNTTPLGRAVTTTAIVRAMREDSVNVFGDGSTHKGNDIQRFYRYGILVNPELRIYKPWLDPEFVNAFGGRKEMSEYLVSIGMPYKMGTEKAYSTDANVLGATHEAKDLEHLNKGMNIVEPIMGVAHWRPEVDIRPERVTVEFAQGLPVSLNGKRFPSLFELFLECNRIGGRHGLGMSDQLENRVIDAKSRGIYEAPGMALLHLVYERLLSAIHNESTTDLYFTLGRRLGRFLYEGKWFDPEALLLKDSLTRWVAPSVTGSVTLELRRGDDYTLLDTQAEHMAYDPDKLSMEKVASAFTPEDRIGALEMQNLAVGDNRGLLLHHLSSVRRLSEGTATGAGIAQLLGDGEEE, encoded by the coding sequence ATGAGCCGCATCTATCGTTCGCTGCCCCCCGCTGGTACCCGGATTGGTCTCGCTTTCTCGGGTGGTCTCGACACCCGCGCCGCCGTGGCGTGGATGTCCCGCAAGGGTCTCGAGGTGTACGCCTACACCGCCGACCTCGCCCAGCCCGACGAGAAGAACCCCGCCGACATCCCGCCCGTCGCCATGACGCACGGCGCGAAGCAGGCCCGGCTCGTGGACTGCCGCGAGGCCATGGTGCGCGAGGGGCTCGTGGCCATCCAGTGCGGCGCCTTCCACCTGTCCGTAGGCGGCAAGAAGTACTTCAACACCACGCCCCTGGGCCGTGCCGTCACCACCACCGCCATCGTCCGCGCCATGCGCGAGGACTCGGTGAACGTCTTCGGTGATGGCAGCACCCACAAGGGCAACGACATCCAGCGCTTCTACCGCTACGGCATCCTCGTCAACCCGGAGCTGCGCATCTACAAGCCCTGGTTGGACCCGGAGTTCGTCAACGCCTTCGGTGGCCGCAAGGAGATGAGCGAGTACCTCGTCTCCATCGGCATGCCCTACAAGATGGGCACCGAGAAGGCCTACTCCACCGACGCCAACGTGCTCGGCGCCACGCACGAGGCCAAGGATCTGGAGCACCTCAACAAGGGCATGAACATCGTGGAGCCCATCATGGGCGTGGCCCACTGGCGCCCCGAGGTGGACATCCGCCCCGAGCGCGTCACCGTGGAGTTCGCCCAGGGCCTGCCCGTGTCCCTCAACGGCAAGCGCTTCCCCTCGCTCTTCGAGCTCTTCCTGGAGTGCAACCGCATCGGCGGGCGCCACGGCCTGGGCATGAGCGACCAGCTGGAGAACCGCGTCATCGACGCCAAGAGCCGCGGCATCTACGAGGCTCCCGGCATGGCGCTGCTCCACCTCGTCTACGAGCGCCTGCTCTCCGCCATCCACAACGAGTCCACCACGGACCTCTACTTCACCCTGGGCCGCCGCCTGGGCCGCTTCCTCTACGAGGGCAAGTGGTTCGATCCCGAGGCGCTCCTGCTCAAGGACTCGCTCACCCGGTGGGTGGCCCCCAGCGTCACCGGCAGCGTCACCCTGGAGCTGCGCCGCGGTGACGACTACACCCTGCTCGACACCCAGGCCGAGCACATGGCCTACGACCCCGACAAGCTCTCCATGGAGAAGGTCGCCAGCGCCTTCACCCCGGAGGACCGCATCGGCGCCCTGGAGATGCAGAACCTCGCCGTCGGCGACAACCGCGGCCTGCTCCTGCACCACCTCTCCAGCGTCCGCCGCCTCTCCGAGGGCACCGCCACCGGCGCGGGCATCGCCCAGTTGCTCGGCGACGGCGAAGAGGAGTGA
- a CDS encoding Vps62-related protein: MRTGRLLLLSTLTLASCGPLVEEEAALGERTDALITDVDLDGIDDAFEDQLAAKFAPEVRLAPSTIDWARPANVDWYLARVHMRFDHSGCPDCQVLALATPTQSNLSTQSHATKGTFCGHTSTVYSSNTSRKEFFLQPPDDTVHNGAPSTAWKVYVHSKKSALVAGGYDIQYWFFYPYNDSYASVNHEADWEHITVTTDSAGNFQSAWYAAHSGGNRYTASQLKWNGTHPIVYSADGSHASYPTAGTYPTEVSGFDDHSYEGGPVWQTWTNWVNVGEKGAPRNGQNFIKYGGRWGEVGELDATSGPQGPSFQGAWNSY; encoded by the coding sequence ATGCGAACCGGACGGTTGTTGCTGCTCTCCACGCTGACGCTCGCCTCGTGCGGCCCCCTCGTCGAGGAAGAGGCCGCGCTGGGCGAGCGCACGGATGCGCTGATCACCGACGTGGACCTGGACGGCATCGACGATGCCTTCGAGGACCAGCTCGCGGCGAAGTTCGCGCCCGAGGTGCGGCTGGCCCCGAGCACCATCGACTGGGCGCGGCCGGCCAACGTGGACTGGTACCTGGCGCGCGTGCACATGCGCTTCGACCACTCGGGGTGCCCGGACTGCCAGGTGCTCGCGCTGGCCACGCCCACGCAGAGCAACCTCTCCACGCAGTCCCATGCCACGAAGGGCACGTTCTGCGGCCACACCAGCACGGTGTACTCCTCGAACACGTCGCGGAAGGAGTTCTTCCTCCAGCCGCCGGACGACACCGTGCACAACGGGGCTCCGTCCACCGCGTGGAAGGTGTACGTGCACTCGAAGAAGAGCGCGCTCGTCGCGGGTGGCTACGACATCCAGTACTGGTTCTTCTACCCGTACAACGACTCCTACGCGTCCGTGAACCACGAGGCGGACTGGGAGCACATCACCGTGACCACCGACTCGGCCGGCAACTTCCAGTCGGCCTGGTACGCGGCGCACAGCGGTGGCAATCGCTACACCGCCTCGCAGCTCAAGTGGAACGGGACGCACCCCATCGTGTACTCGGCGGATGGCTCGCATGCGAGCTACCCCACCGCGGGCACGTACCCCACCGAGGTGTCGGGCTTCGATGACCACAGCTACGAGGGCGGCCCGGTGTGGCAGACGTGGACCAACTGGGTGAACGTGGGCGAGAAGGGCGCGCCCCGCAACGGCCAGAACTTCATCAAGTACGGCGGCCGTTGGGGCGAGGTGGGTGAGCTCGACGCCACGAGCGGCCCGCAGGGCCCGTCCTTCCAGGGGGCCTGGAACAGCTACTGA
- a CDS encoding NADP-dependent oxidoreductase yields MRAFFIRRYGGPEVLEQGELPSPPLGPRDVRIAVHAASINPVDWKVRQGTARILLPYRFPLVLGNDCAGEVLEVGPEVKAFKPGDAVWTRLDKDRPGAFAEEVVAPENVVALKPSRLSYEEAASLPLVGLTAWQALVDVAKLSPGQKVLVHAGAGGVGSVAVQLARHLGARVVATASAKNLELVKGFGADEVVDYRTQRFEDVVRDADVVFDTVGADTQLRSFKSARKGGIVVSITDRPDMALARSWGVSPVLWPVFALVGARATFAAWRHGVRYTYLFMNPNGEQLRQLGALVEAGKLRPHVDRVFPFAQTREAIAHAESGQARGKVVIRVRG; encoded by the coding sequence ATGCGCGCCTTCTTCATCCGCCGTTACGGAGGACCCGAGGTCCTCGAGCAGGGCGAGCTGCCCTCCCCTCCCCTGGGCCCTCGTGATGTCCGCATCGCCGTGCACGCGGCGAGCATCAACCCGGTGGACTGGAAGGTCCGTCAGGGCACGGCCCGCATCCTCCTGCCGTACCGCTTCCCGCTCGTGCTCGGCAATGACTGCGCCGGCGAGGTGCTGGAGGTGGGCCCGGAGGTGAAGGCCTTCAAGCCGGGCGACGCGGTGTGGACGCGGCTGGACAAGGATCGCCCCGGCGCCTTCGCCGAGGAGGTGGTGGCGCCCGAGAACGTCGTGGCCCTCAAGCCGTCCCGGCTGTCCTACGAGGAGGCCGCGTCCCTGCCCCTGGTGGGCCTCACCGCGTGGCAGGCGCTGGTGGACGTGGCGAAGCTCTCCCCTGGCCAGAAGGTGCTGGTGCACGCGGGCGCGGGAGGCGTGGGCTCGGTGGCGGTGCAGCTCGCCCGGCACCTCGGGGCGCGAGTGGTGGCCACCGCGAGCGCGAAGAACCTGGAGCTGGTGAAGGGCTTCGGCGCGGACGAAGTGGTGGACTACCGCACCCAGCGCTTCGAGGACGTGGTGCGGGACGCGGACGTGGTGTTCGACACCGTGGGCGCGGACACCCAGTTGCGCAGCTTCAAGAGCGCGCGCAAGGGCGGCATCGTCGTCTCCATCACGGACCGCCCGGACATGGCCCTGGCCCGCTCCTGGGGCGTGTCTCCGGTGCTCTGGCCCGTCTTCGCCCTGGTGGGTGCGCGCGCGACGTTCGCCGCCTGGCGCCACGGCGTGCGCTACACCTACCTCTTCATGAACCCGAACGGCGAGCAGCTGCGCCAGCTCGGGGCCCTGGTGGAGGCGGGCAAGCTCCGCCCCCACGTGGACAGGGTGTTCCCCTTCGCTCAGACGCGCGAGGCCATCGCCCATGCCGAGTCGGGCCAGGCGCGCGGCAAGGTGGTGATCCGGGTGCGCGGCTGA
- a CDS encoding P1 family peptidase, producing MVRFFGARVYARGMASSAHAPARARELGIAPGIFRPGAHNALTDVAGVLVGHTTLLEGDSVRTGVTAIRPHAGNLFHERVPAAIVTGNGFGKLIGSTQVNELGELETPLLLTSTLSVWRVADALVDWMLEQPRMGKVRSLNPVVGETNDGRLNDIRSRPITAAHVRQALDTASGGPVPEGSVGAGTGTIAFGWKGGIGTSSRVLPASLGGHSVGVLVQSNFGGVLQVLGVPVGLELGRYAFQKDVAEERGDGSIVIVVATDAPLLHRNLQRLASRALMGLARTGSNASNGSGDYVLAFSTRRGGGAELPNDDMTPLFQAVIEATEEAIYNSLFTATAVTGQGLSVEPLPLDRVRELLARFGAVFR from the coding sequence ATGGTGCGGTTCTTTGGTGCCCGCGTCTATGCTCGGGGCATGGCGTCCTCCGCTCATGCCCCTGCCCGGGCCCGCGAGCTCGGCATCGCGCCGGGCATCTTCCGTCCCGGTGCCCACAATGCCCTCACGGACGTGGCGGGCGTGCTCGTGGGGCACACCACCCTCCTGGAGGGGGACTCCGTGCGCACCGGCGTGACGGCGATCCGCCCGCACGCCGGCAACCTCTTCCACGAGCGCGTGCCCGCCGCGATCGTCACCGGCAATGGCTTCGGCAAGCTGATCGGTTCGACGCAGGTGAACGAGCTGGGCGAACTGGAGACCCCCCTCCTGCTCACCAGCACGCTCAGCGTGTGGCGCGTGGCGGATGCGCTGGTGGACTGGATGTTGGAGCAGCCCCGCATGGGCAAGGTGCGCTCGCTCAATCCCGTGGTGGGCGAGACCAACGACGGCCGGCTCAATGACATCCGCTCGCGCCCCATCACCGCGGCCCATGTCCGCCAGGCGCTCGACACCGCGAGCGGAGGCCCGGTGCCCGAGGGTTCGGTGGGCGCGGGCACGGGTACCATCGCCTTTGGCTGGAAGGGGGGCATTGGTACCTCGTCCCGGGTGCTCCCCGCGTCGCTTGGCGGGCACTCGGTGGGAGTGCTGGTGCAGAGCAACTTCGGCGGGGTGCTGCAGGTGCTCGGCGTGCCCGTGGGCCTCGAGCTGGGGCGCTATGCCTTCCAGAAGGACGTGGCGGAGGAGCGAGGGGATGGCTCCATCGTCATCGTCGTCGCCACCGACGCACCGCTGCTCCACCGCAACCTCCAGCGGCTGGCGTCACGCGCGTTGATGGGGCTCGCGCGCACGGGCTCCAATGCCTCCAACGGTTCGGGCGATTACGTGCTGGCCTTCTCCACCCGGCGGGGCGGGGGAGCAGAGCTGCCGAACGATGACATGACGCCACTCTTCCAGGCCGTCATCGAGGCCACCGAGGAGGCCATCTACAACTCCCTGTTCACCGCCACCGCGGTGACCGGCCAGGGCCTCTCGGTCGAGCCCCTTCCGCTGGACCGGGTGCGCGAGCTGCTGGCCCGCTTCGGCGCGGTTTTCCGCTAA